The genome window AAATATCATCACTAGCTAGAACAACTCGGCAAACTCGTTGTTCTCCCATCAGAGCGGGCATGTGAGCAAATTCTCGTCCTAGAGCGATCGGCACCGTCAAAACTGGCGATCGCCGCTCCCCTGTGACAGGTTCTTCCCAGCTCAATTGAATTTGGAATGGTGCAGCCCCCATCATGGGCAACTCCTATCACCTGATGGCTACGTTGGCGCCAGTATGACACTGACTGCCGCTGCTAAGGAAGCCCCACACCAATGACACCCTGCCGCTACATGCTCATAGGCCAAAACTTGGTGGCATTTGGGGCACTCAAGGCCGTAGACAGCACTAGCTACCGGAACCACAGCGGGCAATGAACTGGAAGCAGGAGTGGGAACAGGAATAAGAGCAGGAATCATAGGAGTGGCAAAAAACTGGGGTGTTAAAAGCAGCGTGGCCATAATTGGCGCGATCTCAGTAACGGTCAGATCTATTTGGCCTAACCTAATCTGGCTACCTACCTTGAGCGCTGCCTCGCCCTGCATCAAAGGCAAACCATCAATTACAGGAGGATTTTGATCTCGCAGATTGCGCAAATAATAGTGCTGCTGGCGCGGTTGCCAGAAAATCTCAACATGCAAACCAGAGACAGTAGGGTGCGATAGTATCCAATCACAGCGTTCTGGATCACGCCCAACCCGGAAACCGCCCGCATTCTTGGTAGGTTGAAAGGGATGCAGCGTTTGAGTTTTGGTCAGACCTGACTCAGTCCAGGCGAAGGTGATTTCGTACATCGTCCCAGCTTTTAATGACTTGCTATCAATTACCTCAGCTGTAGTGGGGGCAATTCCCTATTCTGTTTCGCCAGATTTATGAAATAGCTAGGATTTACAAGTCTGATCTTCTGCCTAACTTTGTGTTTTCTAATGAGTAAATTTGCTTATCAAAATTCGGCTGACAATCTTGATATTGTTTTTTTGCAACGCAATAAAAGCAGCGGATTATTTTCTTGTTTAGGTAGAGCAATCCTAGATGGGGTGCACCTCCCACAACCCATCAAATTGATCAATCATTTAGGATTGCTATATTTCTTTCAGATAGAAAAGTACAAAATTCTTCTGATTGTGATGTGTCTCACAGCAAAATTAATTAAATCTTTATTAAATATCAAAGAGATTAACTCAGTCCGTTGTTGTAGCTTTTCACGGAGCATAACTTATGGCTACAAGTGGCGCTCCCAAACGAGACAATATTAACCAGGATGAGGTGACTAAGTTTTGGGGGCGCGAGATGACAGACCTCGCCCCCCGAGAAAAAGAACTGGTGGTGATGCTCTGGCAGAAGCTCAAGCAACGCCGTCAGAACCCGTCCAAGTCACCAACTACATCGCACAGCTTAGATCTCCGGCTTTTTGGGTAAAGCGCAGATTTTCGCTGTAGTCCACTGGGCAATCGATCACGGCTGGGACATCCTGAGCTAAAGCGGTTTTCAAGGTGGGAATCAAATCGGTTGCAGATTCAACTCGGTAGCCTTTCAAGCCCATGCTTTCAGCCAGCTTGACAAAGTCAGGATTGGTGAATTTGACAAAGGCAGAATGGCCATAGTAGTTCTGTTGCTTCCATTCGATTAAGCCATAGCCACCGTCGTTAAAGATGATGGTGACAAAGGCGGTGCCGACTCGTAGCGCGGTTTCTAGCTCTTGGCAGTTCATCATAAAACCACCATCTCCAGTTACCGCGACTACCTTACGGTCTGGGTGCACCAGCTTAGCCGCGATCGCGCCTGGAATGGCAATGCCCATCGCCGCAAACCCATTGGAGATAATGCAGGTGTTAGGGCGATCGCAGTGGTAGTGCCGCGCCATCCACATTTTGTGTGCACCCACATCGGAGATCACCACGTCCTCTGGCCCCATGACTTGCCGTAGGTCGTAGACTAGCTTTTGGGGTTTAATGGGGAAACCATCATCCTTGGCATACTGCTCGTAGTCAGCTTGAATGTCTGCCCGTAAGCTAATGGCATAAGGCTCTGGCTGGCCTTGGCGGTTAGAGCGCTTCAATATTTCTTCTAGGGAATCAGAAATATCTCCCACGACATCGGCGATCGGCATATAGCTGCTATCAACTTCTGCGGTGGTTTCGCCAATATGCACAATCGGAATCGTGCCGTTGGGGTTCCACTTCTTGGGTGAATACTCGATTAAGTCGTAACCAATCGCAATTACTAAGTCAGCGCGATCGAAGCCACAACTGATGTAGTCGCGCAATTGCAAACCCACTGACCACAAAGCTAAAGGATGGGTGTAAGGAATCACCCCTTTGCCCATAAAGGTATTCGCCACAGGAATGTTGAGTTCTGTAGCGAACTTAGTCAAGGTTTCGCTAGCATGCGCCCGAATTGCTCCGTTACCTACCAGAATGATCGGGTTTTTAGCATTAGCGATCGCCAATGCCGCTTGCTCAATGCTGTGGAATGAAGCGTAGACTTTCTCCATCGAGCACTTGGACAGGGGTTGCCCTGGAGCCGTCATGGCGGCAATATTTTCTGGGAAATCGATGTGAACGGCACCCGGCTTCTCGCTTTCAGCGATCTTGAACGCTTTGCGGACGATTTCTGGAGTGTTGCTAGGGCGAACAATTTGGGCGTTCCACTTGGTTACGGGCGCAAACATGGCCACTAAGTCGAGGTATTGGTGCGACTCAATGTGCATGCGATCAGTGCCAACCTGCCCAGTGATAGCAATTAGCGGAGCACGATCTAGATTGGCATCTGCCACACCAGTCATCAAGTTGGTGGCACCAGGGCCGAGGGTGGAGAGGCAAACTCCCGCTTTCCCCGTCAAACGACCATAGACATCTGCCATAAAAGCAGCGCCTTGCTCGTGACGAGTGGTGATGAACTGAATTGAGGAATGGCTTAAGGCTTCCAGCATGTGGAGGTTTTCCTCACCGGGTAAGCCGAAAACGTAGCGAACTCCCTCATTTTCTAGGCACTTAACCAACAGTTCAGCAGTGTTGATTTGACCTGTCGTTTCACCCATGTCATTTCACCCAAACGGTTTTGATATTGACGAATTCATGAATGCCCTGAATGCCTAACTCTCGCCCATATCCCGATCGCTTAATGCCACCAAAAGGCAGGCGCGGATCGGATTTGACAAGCCCGTTAATAAATACAGCACCCGCGTCTAGTTCTTCGATCAGGCGGCTTGATTCGTCTGCGACTTGGGTCCAAGCACTGGCTCCCAAGCCAAAAGAAGTGCTATTAGCGAGGCGAATCGCTTCATCGATATCTTTCACCCGAAATAGCAGTGCCACCGGACCAAAAAATTCTTCTTGGTCGGCAGGGGTACCAGGGGGAAAGTCGGTGAGAATTGTAGGAGCGTAGAAATTACCAGGGCGCTCTTTTATAGGATGCCCACCCACTGGCGCTCTTGCACCTTTTTCTAGGCAAGCCTGTACCTGCTGGTCTAAATCTTGCAGGATGCCAGGGGTAGCTAAGGGACCAATATCAGTGTCGAGATTCATGGGGTCGCCGACTTTCAGCGCCTGATACTGCTCGACTAAGCGGCGCTCAAACTGATCGGCGATCGCCTCAGCAATAATAAAGCGCTTGCCAGCAATGCAAGATTGGCCGTTGTTCATGAGGCGCGCAGTTACAGCAGTGGTCACTGCTGCCTCTAGATCTGCACTCTCTAAGACAATAAAAGGGTCACTGCCACCCAACTCCAATACCGTTTTTTTGATTTGTTTCCCACAAGCAGAGGCGAGACTAGCGCCTGCATGTTCGCTTCCCGTTAGGGCGGCTGCTTTGACGCGATCGTCAGCAACTAGAGTCGCCACGCGATCGGAACCGATCAGCAGCGTTTGGAACACTCCAGCTGGAAAACCAGCTTTATCAAAAACGTCTTGGATGGCTAAGGCGCACTGGGGCACGTTTGAGGCATGTTTAAGCAAGCCAACATTTCCGACCATCAGAGCAGGTGCGGCAAAGCGGAAAACTTGCCAAAAGGGAAAATTCCACGGCATCACCGCGAGCACTGCCCCAATGGGTTGGTAGCGCACAAAGCTCTGACTGGCATCGGTTTGAGTGGGTACATCCGCCAAAAATTCTGCGGCATTTTCTGCGTAGTAGCGGCAAACCCAGGCGCATTTCTCTACTTCAGCGATCGCTGACTTGAGAGTTTTGCCCATTTCCAGGGTCATGATTTTGCCGAAGTGTTCTTTGTTCGACTCCAGAATCTGCGCGGCGGCTTGCATCCATTCCGCCCGTTGCGCGATCGCAGTTTTTCGATACTGCTGAAAGGCTTGGTCTGCTTGCTGAAGTTTAGCTTCTAGTTCTGCGTCTGTAAGGGGTTCAAATGTCTTGAGCGTCTCTCCCGTGGCTGGGTTAATCGTTGCGAGCCCCATATCCAACCTCCCGTTGAACACAAATGAGGTAGCTCATCTAGCTCACCTTTGCTAACTCAAATACCCCAAGTGCCTCAAGTGTCTGATTCTGCTCAATTCATAGACGCTCAATGCGTAAAAACAGACACGGAGCCAGCAGTTCTAAAAAATTCTCAGCTTTCGCAGCGTGTTGAGAAGAGGTTTATCTGCTGTAAAGAAATGGCAATCAGTTGGATACTTGGAGGGTAAGAGATTAGTCAATGTGCTTACTAAATCAGTTGTGTAGCTACCAGCTGCTAGCACGAGTCTAACAACAAATTTCTTGAATGGCGGATATTGAGCCCTTGATCCCTATCCCAAGTAGGAGACAACCTCCAACCCGGAGGCCAGAGGTTGTTTGATCAAGATGCAGATCTGGTAAATCGAAATTAGCGTTACCTGGCAAGGCAAGATCTGAGCGGAGACCTAGGTTTCGTAAACGCTTACTTTACGGTGTTGATCTCAACTGAAGTAGAAGTCTGACTGGTGGAAGTTGTAGTCGTTGAGGGCGCAGTTGTAGAACTGGAGGGTAGCTGCGGTAGGCCTGTGCAGGCATTTGGCACTTGCCCTGCTAAACGTTGCTGCTTTTTAGCTTGGTTGAGTTGATGCACATACTGAGCCCGCGCTTGACCGCGCAGTTTTCCACCTTTGTTAGAACGTAGGTTAGCAGCCTTACCCTCAGCGCTTAAAGGGCTTTGTTGACAAATTGGCTGAAGATTTGGATCGGTTGAGCTAGGCTGCTCGGAGATTTTCTCTGTTTTTTGCGGCTTCTGCTGCTTTTGGGGTTTGCCTTTAGCCATTGCAGGCATTGTCACGGTGGCGAGGCAGACAATGATCAGGCCCGAATACAATAATTTCTTCATGATTGTCTGGGGAAACTTAAGAATGGGTGATGCTCTAGCAATCGCGAATTGCAGCGGGAACGAAGCCTGAAACCTGAACGAAAGGAAGCGAAATCTCCCTTATGCAAGAATGGACGAAGTATAAATTTATACTGTTCCTGAGGAGTAAAAAATTGCAGAAGTTGCTCTTGTCTGGAAGCCTCGGTCTATGAGTAAAGGCTCAGAGTCCAAGATTCAGTATGCCCAACTTCGCAGTAAAAAATAATCGCCGCTTTGTCTAGGGGGATGACAAAGGGCGATCGCTAGAAAGTATTTAATTTGCAATTGTGGGTGAATCTTGGTTGAGGCTGCCTTAAAGCCTGAGTGATGGTTTCTGGCGTTGCTGCGATTGAGTGTACTTACACACCGGCTGATTCATCGTTAACAGAAGAATCTGAAGCATTCCAATCAACGCCCCAAGAGTAAGCAAGTAGCTCCGTCCAGCTTTCAGCATCGCCATCAATGGCTCCAAAGCTGAGAAATGGATCAAAGGCACCCGCAATATCGAGTGGGGAGTCTTGCTCAGGGAATTTGTTTTTGTCTAGAAGTGCAGTTGGCTTGGAGTCTGCAAACATGGTCTTCTCTTGAATTCATCATTCCATGTCAGCCCATGAAGTGTCGTGACACGAACTTGAGCCAATAGATATTTCTAAAGATGCGCCAAGACTCCGGACAAATCCTGTCTC of Trichocoleus sp. FACHB-46 contains these proteins:
- a CDS encoding FHA domain-containing protein; translated protein: MYEITFAWTESGLTKTQTLHPFQPTKNAGGFRVGRDPERCDWILSHPTVSGLHVEIFWQPRQQHYYLRNLRDQNPPVIDGLPLMQGEAALKVGSQIRLGQIDLTVTEIAPIMATLLLTPQFFATPMIPALIPVPTPASSSLPAVVPVASAVYGLECPKCHQVLAYEHVAAGCHWCGASLAAAVSVILAPT
- a CDS encoding acetolactate synthase large subunit; the protein is MNTAELLVKCLENEGVRYVFGLPGEENLHMLEALSHSSIQFITTRHEQGAAFMADVYGRLTGKAGVCLSTLGPGATNLMTGVADANLDRAPLIAITGQVGTDRMHIESHQYLDLVAMFAPVTKWNAQIVRPSNTPEIVRKAFKIAESEKPGAVHIDFPENIAAMTAPGQPLSKCSMEKVYASFHSIEQAALAIANAKNPIILVGNGAIRAHASETLTKFATELNIPVANTFMGKGVIPYTHPLALWSVGLQLRDYISCGFDRADLVIAIGYDLIEYSPKKWNPNGTIPIVHIGETTAEVDSSYMPIADVVGDISDSLEEILKRSNRQGQPEPYAISLRADIQADYEQYAKDDGFPIKPQKLVYDLRQVMGPEDVVISDVGAHKMWMARHYHCDRPNTCIISNGFAAMGIAIPGAIAAKLVHPDRKVVAVTGDGGFMMNCQELETALRVGTAFVTIIFNDGGYGLIEWKQQNYYGHSAFVKFTNPDFVKLAESMGLKGYRVESATDLIPTLKTALAQDVPAVIDCPVDYSENLRFTQKAGDLSCAM
- a CDS encoding NAD-dependent succinate-semialdehyde dehydrogenase; this encodes MGLATINPATGETLKTFEPLTDAELEAKLQQADQAFQQYRKTAIAQRAEWMQAAAQILESNKEHFGKIMTLEMGKTLKSAIAEVEKCAWVCRYYAENAAEFLADVPTQTDASQSFVRYQPIGAVLAVMPWNFPFWQVFRFAAPALMVGNVGLLKHASNVPQCALAIQDVFDKAGFPAGVFQTLLIGSDRVATLVADDRVKAAALTGSEHAGASLASACGKQIKKTVLELGGSDPFIVLESADLEAAVTTAVTARLMNNGQSCIAGKRFIIAEAIADQFERRLVEQYQALKVGDPMNLDTDIGPLATPGILQDLDQQVQACLEKGARAPVGGHPIKERPGNFYAPTILTDFPPGTPADQEEFFGPVALLFRVKDIDEAIRLANSTSFGLGASAWTQVADESSRLIEELDAGAVFINGLVKSDPRLPFGGIKRSGYGRELGIQGIHEFVNIKTVWVK